One region of Populus trichocarpa isolate Nisqually-1 chromosome 4, P.trichocarpa_v4.1, whole genome shotgun sequence genomic DNA includes:
- the LOC18098060 gene encoding uncharacterized protein LOC18098060 isoform X1, with translation MKNIPLLLMGCGGVGRQLLQHIVSCRSLHAQQGVHLRVVGVCDSKSLVFASDVITRELNDQTLSEVCRFKSNGSSLSALGDLGECIVNGNTESKRKVMDIAALLGKATGLAFVDCSASSETIRMLNQVVDMGCCVVLANKKPLTSTMEDYDKLVSYPRRIRHESTVGAGLPVIASLNRLLSSGDPVHRIIGSLSGTLGYVMSEVEDGKPFSEVVKVAKNLGFTEPDPRDDLSGMDVARKALILARLLGRRINLDSIKIESLYPDEMGPDAMSVEEFLGSGIVSLDNDVQERVKRASLNGNVLRYVCVIEGSSRCEVGIQELPKDSPLGRLRGSDNVLEIYSRCYNKQPLVIQGAGAGNDTTAAGVLADILDIQDLFP, from the exons aTGAAGAATATACCTCTGCTTTTGATGGGTTGTGGGGGCGTTGGTCGCCAACTCCTCCAACACATCGTGTCCTGCCGATCCCTCCATGCCCAACAG GGTGTTCATTTGAGAGTAGTTGGAGTTTGTGACAGTAAATCGTTAGTTTTTGCATCTGACGTGATTACTAGAGAGTTAAATGATCAAACTTTATCGGAAGTTTGCCGGTTTAAGTCGAATGGTTCATCTCTTTCAGCTCTAGGTGATCTGG GTGAATGCATAGTAAATGGGAATACGGAATCCAAGAGGAAAGTTATGGACATTGCAGCTCTTCTCGGGAAGGCAACAG GTTTGGCTTTTGTGGATTGTTCTGCAAGTTCTGAGACTATTAGAATGCTAAATCAAGTTGTTGATATGGGATGCTGCGTTGTTCTGGCAAATAAGAAGCCTCTTACTTCTACAATG GAAGATTATGACAAATTGGTCTCTTATCCACGTCGTATCCGGCACGAGTCAACT GTCGGTGCTGGCCTTCCTGTCATAGCATCCTTAAATCGATTACTTTCATCAGGAGACCCTGTCCATCGTATTATTGGGAGTTTGAGCGGTAC ATTGGGATATGTTATGAGCGAGGTTGAGGATGGAAAGCCATTTAGTGAAGTTGTTAAAGTTGCTAAAAATCTTGGATTCACTGAACCAG ATCCACGTGATGACCTCAGTGGGATGGATGTTGCAAGGAAG GCTTTGATTCTGGCTCGACTTCTTGGGAGAAGGATTAACTTGGATAGCATTAAA ATTGAGAGTTTATACCCTGATGAAATGGGACCTGATGCAATGTCTGTTGAGGAATTTTTGGGTAGTGGTATTGTATCACTTGACAATGATGTTCAAGAAAGAGTTAAAAGGGCTTCGTTGAATGGCAACGTGCTTCGTTATGTCTGTGTAATTGAAGGATCAAG CAGGTGTGAAGTTGGCATTCAAGAGCTACCCAAGGATTCTCCTTTGGGTAGATTGAGGGGCAGTGACAATGTG TTGGAGATATACAGCCGATGTTACAACAAACAACCTTTGGTTATTCAAGGCGCTGGAGCTGGCAATGATACCACAGCAGCTGGTGTGCTTGCTGATATCCTGGATATTCAGGATTTATTTCCTTGA
- the LOC18098060 gene encoding uncharacterized protein LOC18098060 isoform X2 codes for MKNIPLLLMGCGGVGRQLLQHIVSCRSLHAQQGVHLRVVGVCDSKSLVFASDVITRELNDQTLSEVCRFKSNGSSLSALGDLGECIVNGNTESKRKVMDIAALLGKATGLAFVDCSASSETIRMLNQVVDMGCCVVLANKKPLTSTMEDYDKLVSYPRRIRHESTVGAGLPVIASLNRLLSSGDPVHRIIGSLSGTLGYVMSEVEDGKPFSEVVKVAKNLGFTEPDPRDDLSGMDVARKALILARLLGRRINLDSIKIESLYPDEMGPDAMSVEEFLGSGIVSLDNDVQERVKRASLNGNVLRYVCVIEGSRCEVGIQELPKDSPLGRLRGSDNVLEIYSRCYNKQPLVIQGAGAGNDTTAAGVLADILDIQDLFP; via the exons aTGAAGAATATACCTCTGCTTTTGATGGGTTGTGGGGGCGTTGGTCGCCAACTCCTCCAACACATCGTGTCCTGCCGATCCCTCCATGCCCAACAG GGTGTTCATTTGAGAGTAGTTGGAGTTTGTGACAGTAAATCGTTAGTTTTTGCATCTGACGTGATTACTAGAGAGTTAAATGATCAAACTTTATCGGAAGTTTGCCGGTTTAAGTCGAATGGTTCATCTCTTTCAGCTCTAGGTGATCTGG GTGAATGCATAGTAAATGGGAATACGGAATCCAAGAGGAAAGTTATGGACATTGCAGCTCTTCTCGGGAAGGCAACAG GTTTGGCTTTTGTGGATTGTTCTGCAAGTTCTGAGACTATTAGAATGCTAAATCAAGTTGTTGATATGGGATGCTGCGTTGTTCTGGCAAATAAGAAGCCTCTTACTTCTACAATG GAAGATTATGACAAATTGGTCTCTTATCCACGTCGTATCCGGCACGAGTCAACT GTCGGTGCTGGCCTTCCTGTCATAGCATCCTTAAATCGATTACTTTCATCAGGAGACCCTGTCCATCGTATTATTGGGAGTTTGAGCGGTAC ATTGGGATATGTTATGAGCGAGGTTGAGGATGGAAAGCCATTTAGTGAAGTTGTTAAAGTTGCTAAAAATCTTGGATTCACTGAACCAG ATCCACGTGATGACCTCAGTGGGATGGATGTTGCAAGGAAG GCTTTGATTCTGGCTCGACTTCTTGGGAGAAGGATTAACTTGGATAGCATTAAA ATTGAGAGTTTATACCCTGATGAAATGGGACCTGATGCAATGTCTGTTGAGGAATTTTTGGGTAGTGGTATTGTATCACTTGACAATGATGTTCAAGAAAGAGTTAAAAGGGCTTCGTTGAATGGCAACGTGCTTCGTTATGTCTGTGTAATTGAAGGATCAAG GTGTGAAGTTGGCATTCAAGAGCTACCCAAGGATTCTCCTTTGGGTAGATTGAGGGGCAGTGACAATGTG TTGGAGATATACAGCCGATGTTACAACAAACAACCTTTGGTTATTCAAGGCGCTGGAGCTGGCAATGATACCACAGCAGCTGGTGTGCTTGCTGATATCCTGGATATTCAGGATTTATTTCCTTGA
- the LOC18098062 gene encoding protein FAR1-RELATED SEQUENCE 3 yields MDVHVIDGEEGMGHRGVAYDGDSEPNDSGEANNREHDEDGAAELHEPCVGMEFDSENAAKTFYDEYARRLGFSTNVAHFTRPKTDGAMAAREFVCGREGLKRRSAYSCHAMLRIELKSPGKWVVTHFVKEHNHSTTSLRKVKYLRPRRHFAGAAKSVAETGQGVGVAPSGVGQAAAVVSSRVGQGVGVVPSGVMYLSMDGNHTPVAETNHGVRNTPPAEPNRVIKTSTTVNYIGRPNNQKRTLGRDAQNLLEYFKKMQAENPGFFYAIQLDDENRMANVFWADARSRTAYTHFGDAVTFDTNSRVNQYRVPFAPFTGLNHHGQTILFGCAILLDDSEASFVWLFKTFLTAMYDQQPASIITNRDRAIQTAVSQVFPDARHCNCKWHVLREGQEKLAHVCNAHPNFQLELYNCINLTETIEEFESSWRDILDKYDLRGHEWLQSLYDARAQWVPVYFRDSFFAVMSPNQGFDGSFFDSYVNQQTTLPMFCRQYERALDNWFERELEADFDTICTTPVLRTPSPMEKQAANLYTRKIFAKFQEELVETFVYTANRIEGDAAISTFRVAKFEDDQRAYIVSLNYPEMRANCSCQMFEYSGILCRHVLTVFTVTNVLTLPPHYILKRWTRNAKISTGMDDHGGDLPGQESLTLRYNNLCREAIKYAEEGAIAAETYNVAMVALREGGKRVAVVKKNVAKVSPPGAGNDDRKTSTSASDTTPLLWPPQDEVTRRFNLNDTSTPVQSVADLNLPRMAPVSLQRDDGPPGNMAVLPCLKSMTWVMENRSSTTGNRVAVINLKLQDYGKTPSTELEVKFQLSRVTLEPMLRSMAYISEQLSTPANRVAVISLKLQDTETTTGESEVKFQVSRDTLGAMLRSMAYIREQLSNSAEPQAEPPSKKHRK; encoded by the exons ATGGATGTTCATGTGATCGATGGTGAAGAGGGGATGGGTCATCGTGGGGTGGCCTATGATGGAGATTCAGAACCAAATGATAGTGGAGAAGCGAATAACAGGGAACATGACGAGGATGGGGCTGCTGAGCTGCATGAGCCGTGTGTGGGCATGGAATTTGATTCAGAGAATGCTGCAAAGACTTTCTATGATGAGTATGCTAGACGCCTAGGTTTTAGCACCAATGTTGCTCATTTTACCCGTCCTAAAACCGATGGGGCGATGGCTGCTAGAGAGTTTGTATGTGGTAGGGAGGGTTTGAAGAGAAGGTCTGCTTATAGTTGTCATGCTATGCTTAGAATAGAGTTGAAGAGTCCAGGAAAATGGGTTGTGACGCACTTTGTAAAGGAGCATAACCATTCGACTACTAGTCTCAGGAAAGTGAAATACCTTCGGCCCCGCAGGCATTTTGCTGGTGCTGCAAAGAGTGTTGCTGAAACTGGGCAAGGAGTGGGAGTTGCTCCAAGTGGTGTTGGCCAAGCAGCAGCAGTTGTTTCTAGTCGTGTTGGCCAAGGAGTGGGAGTTGTTCCAAGTGGTGTAATGTATCTTTCAATGGATGGAAACCACACACCTGTAGCAGAGACAAACCATGGAGTTAGGAATACTCCTCCTGCCGAACCAAATCGTGTTATTAAGACTTCTACAACAGTGAATTATATTGGTAGGCCCAATAACCAAAAGAGGACTCTAGGAAGGGATGCTCAGAATCTGCTGGAGTATTTCAAGAAAATGCAGGCTGAGAATCCTGGTTTCTTTTATGCAATACAACTCGATGATGAAAATCGCATGGCTAATGTTTTTTGGGCCGATGCAAGGTCAAGAACTGCTTACACTCATTTTGGTGATGCAGTTACATTTGACACAAATTCTCGAGTAAATCAATATAGGGTGCCATTTGCCCCATTCACAGGTTTGAACCATCATGGtcaaacaattttatttggCTGTGCAATACTTCTTGATGATTCTGAAGCTTCTTTTGTTTGGTTGTTCAAGACATTTCTAACAGCAATGTATGATCAACAGCCTGCTTCTATAATCACCAACCGAGACAGGGCCATACAGACAGCGGTTTCTCAGGTGTTTCCTGATGCCCGACACTGTAATTGTAAATGGCATGTTTTAAGAGAAGGCCAAGAAAAATTGGCTCATGTATGCAATGCACATCCCAATTTTCAATTGGAACTGTATAATTGTATCAACTTGACTGAAACTATTGAGGAGTTTGAATCATCATGGAGGGATATTCTTGACAAATATGATCTGAGAGGACATGAATGGCTTCAATCGTTGTATGATGCTCGTGCTCAATGGGTTCCAGTGTACTTCCGGGATTCCTTTTTTGCTGTAATGTCTCCAAATCAAGGATTCGATGGTTCTTTTTTTGATAGTTATGTGAACCAACAGACCACATTGCCGATGTTCTGTAGACAGTATGAAAGAGCATTGGATAATTGGTTTGAAAGGGAGCTAGAAGCAGATTTTGATACAATTTGCACCACACCAGTTTTGAGGACGCCATCTCCTATGGAGAAACAAGCAGCAAATCTTTATACGAGAAAAATATTTGCAAAATTTCAAGAAGAGTTGGTTGAAACTTTTGTATATACTGCTAACAGGATTGAGGGTGATGCTGCTATCAGCACATTCAGGGTTGCAAAATTTGAGGATGACCAAAGGGCctatattgtttcattaaactatccGGAAATGAGAGCAAACTGCAGCTGCCAAATGTTTGAGTATTCAGGCATTCTTTGTAGACATGTTTTGACAGTCTTCACAGTGACAAATGTTCTGACATTGCCACCTCATTACATCTTAAAACGATGGACGAGAAATGCCAAAATCAGTACAGGAATGGATGACCACGGGGGTGATTTGCCTGGCCAAGAGTCTCTTACTTTGCGATACAACAATCTATGTCGAGAAGCAATAAAATATGCAGAGGAAGGGGCAATAGCTGCAGAGACTTATAATGTTGCAATGGTTGCTCTTAGAGAAGGTGGAAAGAGGGTTGCTGTTGTGAAGAAAAATGTGGCCAAAGTTTCACCTCCTGGGGCTGGTAACGATGATAGGAAGACCTCAACTTCAGCATCAGATACAACTCCATTGTTATGGCCACCGCAAGATGAAGTTACCCGACGATTTAATCTGAATGATACTAGCACTCCAGTTCAATCTGTTGCTGATTTGAATCTTCCCCGCATGGCCCCTGTGTCCCTTCAGCGTGATGATGGTCCTCCTGGTAACATG GCAGTTCTTCCTTGTCTCAAATCAATGACTTGGGTGATGGAGAACAGGAGTTCAACAACAGGGAATAGAGTTGCTGTCATCAACCTGAAG TTGCAAGATTATGGCAAGACTCCATCAACAGAATTGGAGGTTAAGTTTCAACTCTCAAGAGTTACATTGGAGCCGATGTTGAGATCTATGGCATATATCAGTGAACAGCTCTCAACACCAGCTAACAGAGTTGCAGTTATCAGTCTGAAG CTTCAAGACACTGAAACAACTACAGGAGAGTCAGAGGTTAAATTTCAGGTTTCCAGAGATACATTAGGTGCCATGTTGAGATCAATGGCCTACATTCGCGAGCAGCTTTCAAATTCT GCTGAGCCCCAAGCGGAGCCTCCATCAAAGAAGCATCGGAAGTGA
- the LOC18098063 gene encoding serrate RNA effector molecule — protein sequence MAEVINMPVDSLDRRGGSGGGGGGRDRKDKPNTDDQSSPPPPPQPQRRRERDSRERREDFDRPLNRRGGDYHDRNRSPPPPQREREKEYKRRSSTSPPPPLPYRDRRHSPPPRRSPPYKRSRREDGGFDARRGSPRGGFGGGDRRFGYDYGGGYEREMGGRPGYGEERPHGRYMGRGGGYQGGPSDWESGRGGHGDASNTVSAQREGLMSYKQFIQELEDDILPSEAERRYQEYKSEYISTQKRVFFEAHKDEEWLKDKYHPTNLVAVIERRNELARKVAKDFLLDLQSGTLDLGPGVNASSSNKSGQASDLNSDDEAEAGGKRRRHGRPPAKDADLLSAAPKAHPVSSEPKRIQVDIEQAQALVCKLDSEKGVEDNILSGSDNEKMSREKSHGSSTGPVIIIRGLTSVKGLEGVELLDTLITYLWRVHGLDYYGMIETNEARGLRHVRTEGKSSDSSNSGTEWEKKLDLRWQERLRGQDPLEEMTAKEKIDAAAVEGLDPYVRKIRDEKYGWKYGCGAKGCTKLFHASEFVQKHLKLKHPELVIDLTAKVREELYFQNYLNDPDAPGGTPVMQQSLPKDKPQRRKLGPENRLKDERGNRRERENRANGNERFDRSENPQSGDFQSNDGPDGGNCDETMFDTFGGQGIRVPPPFPSDIAPPPVLMPVPGAGPLGPFVPAPPEVAMRMFRDQGGPPPFESGGRNARPGPQLGGPAPILLSPAFRQDPRRIRSYQDLDVPEDEVTVIDYRSL from the exons ATGGCTGAAGTCATTAACATGCCGGTCGATTCCCTTGACCGTCGCGGCGGGAGTGGTGGCGGAGGAGGAGGACGCGACAGGAAGGATAAACCAAACACCGACGATCAATCAtctcctccaccacctcctcAGCCTCAACGACGCCGTGAGAGAGACTCAAGAGAGAGACGCGAAGACTTCGATAGACCATTGAATCGACGCGGAGGCGACTACCACGATAGGAATCGGTCTCCGCCACCTCCGCAACGAGAGAGGGAAAAAGAGTATAAGAGGAGGAGTAGTACGAGTCCTCCACCACCATTGCCGTATAGAGATAGGAGACATTCGCCGCCGCCGAGGAGGTCGCCTCCGTATAAACGGTCGAGGAGGGAGGATGGTGGGTTTGATGCTAGGAGAGGAAGTCCTAGAGGTGGATTTGGAGGTGGTGATCGAAG GTTTGGATATGATTATGGTGGTGGATACGAGCGTGAGATGGGAGGGAGGCCAGGGTATGGTGAAGAAAGGCCTCATGGCCGATACATGGGTCGTGGAGGTGGGTATCAAGGTGGTCCTTCAG ATTGGGAATCGGGGCGTGGTGGTCATGGTGATGCTTCCAACACCGTGTCTGCTCAAAG AGAGGGCTTGATGTCATACAAGCAATTCATCCAGGAGCTTGAAGATGATATACTGCCATCTGAAGCTGAGCGCAG ATATCAAGAATACAAGTCAGAGTATATTTCAACTCAGAAACGGGTTTTCTTTGAGGCTCATAAAGACGAGGAATG GTTGAAAGACAAGTATCATCCAACCAATTTGGTTGCAGTCATTGAAAG GAGGAATGAACTTGCACGGAAGGTTGCAAAAGATTTTTTGCTGGATTTGCAGAGTGGAACATTGGACTT AGGTCCTGGTGTGAATGCATCATCGTCAAATAAATCAGGGCAGGCAAGTGATCTAAATTCTGATGATGAGGCAGAGGCTGGTGGCAAAAGGAGGAGGCACGGTCGGCCACCAGCTAAAGACGCTGATCTTCTTTCAGCTGCTCCAAAGGCTCATCCAGTGAGTTCTGAACCCAAGAGAATCCAAGTTGACATTGAACAAGCACAGGCCCTTGTATGCAAACTTGACTCTGAAAAAGGTGTTGAAGACAATATTCTAAGTGGGTCTGATAATGAAAAAATGAGTAGAGAGAAATCCCATGGGAGCTCCACTGGCCCAGTTATCATCATACGCGGCTTAACCTCAGTCAAGGGCCTTGAAGGTGTTGAACTACTGGATACGCTTATAACCTATCTGTGGCGAGTCCATGGTTTGGATTATTATGGAATGATTGAAACAAATGAAGCTAGGGGTCTTAGGCACGTGAGAACTGAGGGAAAGAGTTCTGATTCAAGCAACAGTGGAACTGAATGGGAAAAGAAACTTGACTTGCGCTGGCAAGAGAGATTGAGGGGTCAAGATCCTCTAGAAGAAATGACTGCTAAGGAGAAGATAGATGCCGCTGCAGTTGAAGGTTTGGATCCATATGTCCGGAAGATTAGAGATGAAAAGTATGGGTGGAAGTATGGTTGTGGAGCCAAGGGTTGCACAAAGCTCTTCCATGCTTCTGAGTTTGTGCAAAAGCATCTCAAGCTGAAACACCCTGAACTTGTGATCGACCTGACTGCCAAAGTGCGGGAAGAGCTGTATTTTCAGAACTATTTGAA tgATCCAGATGCACCTGGTGGCACACCTGTTATGCAGCAGTCATTACCG AAGGATAAGCCACAAAGGCGCAAGCTTGGTCCAGAAAATCGATTGAAGGATGAACGTGGCAACCGTAGAGAACGTGAGAATAGAGCAAATGGCAACGAAAGATTTGATAGGTCTGAAAATCCACAGTCAGGTGACTTCCAATCTAATGATGGTCCTGATGGAGGAAATTGTGATGAAACAATGTTTGATACTTTCGGAGGACAAGGCATCCGTGTACCTCCTCCTTTCCCCTCAGATATAGCTCCTCCACCAGTTTTGATGCCTGTTCCCGGAGCTGG TCCACTGGGGCCTTTTGTTCCTGCCCCACCTGAAGTGGCAATGCGCATGTTTAGAGATCAGGGTGGTCCTCCTCCATTTGAAAGTGGAGGTAGAAATGCAAGGCCTGGGCCCCAGTTAGGTGGGCCAGCCCCTATTCTTCTATCACCAGCCTTCCGACAGGATCCCCGACGTATACGCAG CTATCAAGACCTAGATGTGCCAGAGGATGAAGTCACTGTTATAGATTACAGGAGTTTGTAG
- the LOC18098064 gene encoding 60S ribosomal protein L30: MVAAKKTKKTHESINNRLALVMKSGKYTLGYKTVLKSLRNSKGKLIIISNNCPPLRKSEIEYYAMLAKVGVHHYNGNNVDLGTACGKYFRVCCLSIIDPGDSDIIKSVPGDH, encoded by the exons ATGGTGGCCGCCAAGAAAACT AAGAAGACTCATGAGTCTATCAACAACAGACTAGCTCTTGTGATGAAGAGTGGAAAATACACTCTAGGGTACAAGACCGTGCTTAAATCTCTCAGAAACTCAAAGG GGAAGCTTATAATCATCTCCAACAATTGCCCTCCTCTGAGAAAATCTGAGATTGAGTATTATGCTATGTTGGCGAAGGTTGGAGTTCACCACTACAACGGAA ACAATGTCGACTTGGGCACTGCTTGTGGTAAATATTTCAGAGTGTGCTGCCTCAGCATTATTGATCCAG GTGATTCTGATATCATTAAGAGCGTGCCTGGTGATCACTGA
- the LOC18098065 gene encoding uncharacterized protein LOC18098065 has protein sequence MESFSAEDLSTIGGIATVSLLHSFIPTHWLPFSIVGRAQKWTLSRTLLVTASGAVLHVLSTSLLGITAITMANTIAGEETVHKLASLLLIVLGGCYVILFLSGKGGHSHSHNQPMEKMAVVGLILVPALSPCATTLPVFLAVGSSSSMMVLAIIVLLFSTITVMTSLVALSFYGASQLKFHWVERYDKLLVGSVLCMVGILTLMFHDHNHEGHGGFSGEHLNRKIIGL, from the exons ATGGAGAGCTTCAGTGCAGAAGATCTTTCAACGATTGGAGGAATCGCCACAGTTTCTCTTCTCCATTCTTTTATTCCAACACATTGGCTTCCTTTCTCCATTGTTGGGCGTGCCCAAAAATGGACTCTCTCTAGAACTCTCCTCGTCA CTGCATCTGGGGCAGTTTTGCATGTGCTATCCACTTCACTTCTTGGTATAACAGCAATCACCATGGCAAATACTATCGCTGGTGAAGAAACAGTTCACAAACTTGCTTCACTTTTGCTTATAGTTCTTGGTGGTTGTTATGTTATACTATTTCTGTCTGGGAAGGGAGGGCATAGTCATTCTCATAACCAGCCTATGGAGAAAATGGCTGTCGTTGGGCTCATTCTTGTTCCTGCATTATCTCCTTGCGCAACCACGCTTCCTGTTTTTCTTGCTGTTGGTAGTTCATCCTCCATGATGGTGCTTGCCATCATTGTGCTTCTATTCAG CACTATAACTGTGATGACATCACTTGTGGCTCTATCATTCTACGGTGCCAGCCAGCTCAAGTTTCATTGGGTTGAGCGATATGACAAACTTCTTGTTGGTTCAGTTCTATGTATGGTAGGAATCCTGACGCTCATGTTTCATGATCACAATCACGAAGGACATGGAGGTTTCTCAGGGGAGCATTTGAATAGGAAAATCATCGGGCTTTGA
- the LOC18098066 gene encoding glutathione S-transferase U9 → MEEEHKVKLYGMWASTYVKRVEVALRAKGIACEYIEEDLSNKSQALLQYDPVHNEVPVLVHNGKPITESSIILEYIDETWKQAPRLLPDDPYQRAKVRFWASFIQQQLFEGVSQVITRGGEAQEKAIGELLEKMNIFEEEMKKLLPNGVSVIEVQNLGLLDILVGAVFSPYKAQEEVAGVQILDPEKNPLILSWVTAWNQLTTVQELLPPHDKIVGLLQFVRKTALGSSG, encoded by the exons atggAAGAGGAACATAAAGTGAAGCTATATGGGATGTGGGCCAGCACTTACGTTAAGAGAGTGGAAGTAGCCCTAAGAGCTAAAGGCATAGCTTGTGAGTATATAGAAGAAGATTTAAGCAACAAAAGCCAAGCTCTCCTTCAATATGATCCAGTTCACAATGAGGTCCCTGTACTTGTTCACAATGGAAAGCCAATTACAGAGTCATCCATCATCTTAGAATATATTGATGAAACATGGAAACAAGCTCCTCGCCTCTTGCCTGATGATCCTTATCAAAGAGCTAAAGTTCGCTTCTGGGCTAGTTTTATCCAACAACAG TTGTTTGAGGGAGTCAGTCAGGTGATCACAAGGGGCGGGGAAGCACAAGAGAAGGCAATCGGTGAGCTTCTTGAGAAAATGAACATATTTGAAGAGGAAATGAAGAAACTTTTGCCCAATGGAGTCTCAGTTATTGAAGTCCAGAATCTAGGGCTCCTGGACATTCTGGTGGGTGCAGTATTTAGCCCCTACAAAGCTCAAGAGGAAGTCGCTGGTGTCCAAATTCTAGACCCAGAAAAAAACCCACTGATACTTTCTTGGGTCACTGCCTGGAACCAGTTAACTACAGTTCAAGAGTTGCTGCCTCCTCATGACAAGATTGTAGGCCTGCTTcaatttgtgagaaaaactgCTCTTGGATCTTCTGGTTAG